A single genomic interval of Synergistaceae bacterium harbors:
- a CDS encoding carbon starvation protein A has translation MNGLTLVGIAIVVLVLAYLFYGRWLVKTWGIDPDAKTPAYRFEDGQDYVPASRFTVFSHQFNSITGAGPVTGPIIAAMFGWLPAFLWLLVGGVFFGAVQDFTSLYASVKNEGKSMGLIIERYIGKAGRKLFLLFCWLFTLLVIAAFADILAGTFNGFTKDGGQNVAGAAAASISMIYIFVAMGFGFFMRHNKAGELVKFVIGVMLVALILWAGIVNPLYFDSAAWRYVVFAYCFIASVLPMWLLKQPRDYLSVFLLLGMILGGAVGIIVANPVLEMPAFVGWEVKNQSLFPILFITIACGAVSGFHSLVSSGTSSKSISNERDILPVGYGAMLVETLLGVVALVIACSASQGGGLPTGTPFQIFSRAIGGFFTMFGLPAHVAECVITMCVSALAMTTIDAVTRIGRMSWQEFFAPSEGEENSALVKLITNNYVATIITLVLAYALCLAGYSSIWPLFGSANQLLSALVLTALAVFLRVTGRRGWMLYVPMTFMFVVTMSALAISVYKIVMKLSQGGFVFMVDGLQLIIALALMILAVLVVSNCCKELFSDKAAHNAALSK, from the coding sequence ATGAACGGATTAACACTCGTGGGCATTGCTATAGTAGTGCTTGTGCTTGCGTATTTATTTTATGGGCGCTGGCTCGTTAAGACATGGGGAATAGACCCGGACGCAAAGACTCCCGCATATCGTTTTGAAGACGGTCAAGATTATGTGCCTGCATCGCGTTTTACTGTATTCTCCCATCAATTTAATTCTATAACCGGAGCCGGACCAGTTACAGGACCGATTATTGCTGCAATGTTCGGCTGGCTTCCTGCTTTCTTATGGCTGTTAGTCGGCGGCGTATTTTTCGGAGCTGTTCAGGATTTCACGTCTCTATATGCTTCAGTCAAGAATGAAGGCAAATCAATGGGTTTAATTATTGAGCGTTATATAGGCAAGGCAGGGCGTAAATTATTCTTGCTTTTTTGCTGGCTGTTCACGCTTTTAGTAATTGCTGCGTTTGCTGATATTTTAGCAGGGACGTTTAACGGATTCACTAAGGACGGCGGACAAAATGTTGCGGGGGCTGCTGCTGCCTCGATCTCAATGATTTATATTTTCGTTGCTATGGGATTCGGCTTCTTTATGCGTCATAACAAGGCCGGTGAACTCGTAAAATTTGTAATCGGAGTAATGCTCGTTGCGTTAATTTTATGGGCTGGAATCGTGAATCCTTTATATTTTGACTCAGCTGCTTGGCGTTATGTAGTATTCGCATATTGCTTTATCGCGTCAGTACTGCCCATGTGGCTGTTAAAGCAGCCTCGTGATTATTTGAGCGTCTTTCTTTTACTGGGAATGATTCTCGGCGGCGCAGTAGGAATTATTGTAGCGAATCCAGTTTTAGAGATGCCCGCATTTGTCGGCTGGGAAGTCAAGAATCAATCTTTATTCCCGATATTATTTATTACGATTGCATGCGGTGCTGTATCAGGCTTTCACAGTCTAGTATCTTCCGGCACGTCGTCTAAATCGATTTCAAATGAGCGTGATATTTTGCCGGTCGGTTATGGTGCTATGTTAGTTGAGACTTTACTCGGAGTTGTCGCGCTAGTTATTGCATGTTCAGCTTCACAGGGCGGCGGCCTTCCCACTGGTACACCGTTCCAAATTTTCAGCCGTGCAATCGGGGGATTCTTTACTATGTTCGGGCTCCCTGCTCACGTTGCCGAGTGCGTTATAACAATGTGCGTTTCAGCTTTGGCAATGACAACTATAGACGCAGTTACGAGAATCGGCCGAATGTCATGGCAGGAATTCTTTGCGCCTTCAGAAGGTGAAGAAAACAGCGCGCTCGTTAAATTAATTACGAATAATTATGTAGCTACGATTATAACTCTTGTGCTTGCTTATGCTTTATGTTTGGCCGGTTATTCGAGCATTTGGCCTTTATTCGGGTCAGCTAATCAATTATTATCGGCTTTAGTGTTGACTGCCCTAGCTGTATTCTTGAGAGTTACAGGCCGGCGCGGATGGATGCTCTATGTGCCTATGACATTTATGTTTGTCGTTACTATGAGCGCACTTGCAATCAGTGTATATAAAATTGTCATGAAATTATCTCAGGGCGGTTTTGTCTTTATGGTAGACGGTTTGCAGTTAATAATCGCACTTGCTTTAATGATTCTTGCTGTCTTAGTCGTGTCGAATTGCTGCAAAGAACTTTTCTCGGATAAGGCTGCACATAACGCGGCATTGAGCAAATAA
- a CDS encoding DUF2232 domain-containing protein has protein sequence MKGKNIIICVVITLALILAGTFLPVLGFIGLMICPLPLAVLGCLEGYRSSGIAELLIEATLFFVLSPSMALYYLLGCAPLAAVIFMISRSDIKQVKKFTAPESLLFCAGSSLLMKVILLVVFWLFAGRNILFPDISQMDAVLSQLYAEQPALQQAVRQILFIFPYMLPAMLVIYIAIESYLNYSMTSSIMRKYFKSCKNFPPVLPDFKLWRFPVSLMPALVFSLIMGYFIDPDKYFIASTFAINLQIILNIFMFIQGLALIFWLMSGFKLRRVTKILICLVLTIPFFWPWLIIAGMCDMALNLRERIKTRE, from the coding sequence ATGAAGGGGAAGAATATAATTATTTGTGTAGTAATTACACTGGCACTTATTTTAGCGGGGACATTTTTGCCTGTACTGGGCTTTATCGGGTTAATGATTTGTCCGCTGCCTCTTGCTGTTCTCGGCTGTCTTGAAGGTTATAGATCTTCAGGAATTGCAGAACTCTTAATAGAAGCGACGTTATTTTTTGTGCTGTCTCCTTCAATGGCTTTATATTATTTGCTTGGGTGCGCTCCACTTGCGGCAGTAATATTTATGATTTCTCGCAGCGATATTAAACAAGTCAAGAAATTCACAGCTCCTGAAAGTCTATTATTTTGCGCAGGAAGTTCGCTCTTGATGAAAGTTATATTGCTTGTAGTCTTCTGGCTATTTGCCGGGAGAAATATTTTATTTCCTGATATTTCACAGATGGACGCTGTATTATCACAGTTATATGCAGAGCAGCCTGCATTACAGCAAGCAGTCAGGCAAATTTTATTTATATTCCCGTATATGCTGCCAGCAATGTTAGTTATTTATATCGCAATCGAGTCATATTTGAATTACTCAATGACTTCATCAATAATGCGAAAATATTTCAAGTCATGCAAGAACTTCCCGCCCGTTCTCCCCGATTTCAAATTATGGAGATTCCCCGTTTCATTAATGCCCGCGCTTGTATTTTCGCTCATAATGGGATATTTTATTGATCCTGATAAATATTTCATAGCGTCAACTTTTGCTATAAATCTGCAAATTATTCTTAATATATTCATGTTCATTCAGGGCTTGGCGTTAATATTCTGGCTTATGTCAGGCTTTAAATTAAGACGAGTTACAAAAATTTTAATCTGCTTAGTATTAACAATTCCATTTTTCTGGCCGTGGCTTATAATTGCGGGAATGTGCGACATGGCCCTAAATCTCCGTGAAAGAATCAAGACAAGAGAATAA
- a CDS encoding single-stranded DNA-binding protein, giving the protein MRGFNRAIIAGNLTRDPELRQTVNKHSIARFGVAVNNNYKDNNGEIKESTEYINVVVWGAMAENCGKYLKKGRPVLVEGRIQTTSYDAKDGSGKRYNTEINASNIIFLGQGQGQQGSSNNDFSSQPWPEENDPNFGSSISDSGFGDSLASKAENAEPVNESDIPF; this is encoded by the coding sequence ATGAGAGGTTTTAACCGTGCTATTATTGCAGGAAATTTGACTCGAGATCCTGAACTCAGACAGACTGTTAATAAGCACTCAATTGCAAGATTTGGTGTTGCTGTGAATAATAATTATAAGGACAACAACGGAGAAATAAAAGAAAGCACAGAATATATAAATGTTGTAGTCTGGGGTGCAATGGCTGAAAATTGCGGAAAGTATTTAAAGAAGGGCAGGCCGGTTTTAGTTGAAGGACGTATACAAACAACTAGTTACGATGCTAAAGACGGTTCAGGCAAAAGATACAATACCGAAATTAACGCCAGCAATATAATTTTTCTCGGTCAGGGACAAGGCCAGCAGGGAAGCTCAAATAATGATTTCTCTTCACAGCCTTGGCCGGAAGAAAATGACCCGAATTTTGGCAGCAGCATAAGTGATAGCGGCTTTGGCGACAGTTTAGCAAGTAAAGCAGAGAACGCCGAGCCGGTTAATGAAAGCGACATACCATTTTAA
- the rpsF gene encoding 30S ribosomal protein S6 yields MLVILDAASESDQAGEIAKIDELLKNLGGTVSKIDDWGKKTLAYPIRKKTEGYYVLFNFELEPAQTFELRRVLGLRQNVYRQLVLVLDD; encoded by the coding sequence ATGCTTGTAATTCTCGACGCTGCTTCAGAGTCAGATCAGGCGGGAGAAATCGCTAAAATCGACGAGTTATTAAAGAATCTCGGCGGCACTGTTTCAAAAATTGATGACTGGGGTAAAAAGACCCTTGCTTATCCCATCCGTAAGAAAACAGAAGGATATTATGTATTATTTAATTTCGAGCTTGAACCCGCGCAAACTTTTGAGCTTAGACGTGTGCTTGGCCTGCGTCAGAATGTTTATCGCCAGTTAGTATTAGTACTTGACGATTAA
- a CDS encoding DUF4177 domain-containing protein, with the protein MRKFLLSLLMILCLTCPALSAVKYEYKVVPLGSLTSLQKSRHAASKTAEVEQILNKYGAEGWEISEIFAVRTTFDPNVFFVILKREI; encoded by the coding sequence ATGCGAAAATTTTTATTATCACTCTTAATGATATTATGCTTGACTTGTCCGGCTTTATCGGCTGTAAAATATGAATATAAAGTAGTTCCGCTCGGGTCTCTAACTTCATTGCAGAAAAGCAGGCACGCGGCATCGAAAACTGCAGAGGTTGAGCAGATATTAAATAAATACGGTGCAGAGGGCTGGGAAATTTCCGAAATTTTTGCAGTGAGAACTACTTTTGATCCGAATGTATTTTTCGTGATTTTGAAGCGCGAGATTTAA
- a CDS encoding SLBB domain-containing protein, with protein sequence MKSFMLKKFCWITLIFALCTSSFAAEFGSGFIGGGSPVGGSAQTPGAVDIPSIPNAPSVPVTPRVPTTGRSGIDLSGLDSTRPGNNIENVDLTRGQNNLFQQDTNQPNQNLTQQNLLNDVDAPLSAQEIDDYFNQILSSRTFGSPMYQLMQRLPRYGMSFFRNPPSTYAPQNSLPVTQGYRINVGDEITLTLWGIPEEGIYKVQINRDGMATIPHIGVVRLAGYTLTEAERVLQSRLNQYYTGYQMNLSMGQLSSIMIYVTGNARRPGAYTVSSFSTLINALLASGGPSPTGSLRKIELKRNGQTIAILDMYAMLLQGDQTQDARLQAGDVIYIPPVGPLVGLAGEIQTPGVYELNGATRLKDLLFIAGGLNAQTFKGRVQYYRIFEHAYASALEGTIDELENTELQDGDIIRLYPVYNFTASATITGPLMRPGQYVIIPGRTKISEIVERAGGLGPTASEFAEVTRVMPSLSGPVNQRFTINIQQALLGDPENNMTLQNNDHITILMIPDWKQQIYVTINGEVSRPGTYAMFTGEKISDLIERAGGFTSKAFLRGSIFTRRSVAEEQRKAINRMADQMERDLLQSVQNTVSGRSSASSANATAMDAEFRRRRELINSLREMDIMGRVITKIDTPANIRNTAWDYELQNGDALNVPTVPITVNVMGAVYSSSSQTYRPNTSINAYVNAAGGPVKNAHKRMLYLLKSDGSTIKLTRNTSLLSSKQWTPPQGFSAIVEPGDTIVVPLKYVDRTSMEMLKDTIDMIYKVGTSTGVIINATRKN encoded by the coding sequence TTGAAAAGTTTTATGCTTAAAAAATTTTGCTGGATTACACTAATATTTGCGTTGTGTACGAGTTCGTTTGCTGCCGAGTTTGGAAGCGGCTTTATCGGGGGCGGCAGTCCTGTTGGAGGCTCTGCACAGACTCCCGGAGCTGTTGATATTCCTTCGATTCCTAATGCTCCTTCAGTGCCTGTTACACCTAGGGTCCCTACTACAGGCAGGAGCGGTATTGATTTATCAGGACTTGACTCAACTAGACCGGGTAATAACATCGAAAATGTTGACTTAACGCGCGGACAAAATAATTTATTTCAGCAAGATACGAATCAGCCCAATCAAAATTTAACGCAGCAAAATTTATTAAATGATGTTGATGCTCCATTAAGTGCGCAGGAAATTGACGACTATTTTAATCAGATTTTATCTTCTCGAACATTCGGCAGTCCCATGTATCAATTAATGCAAAGATTGCCGCGTTATGGCATGTCATTTTTCAGAAATCCGCCGTCAACATATGCCCCGCAAAATTCCTTACCCGTTACTCAAGGCTATAGAATCAACGTAGGCGACGAGATAACATTAACTTTATGGGGGATTCCTGAAGAGGGTATCTACAAAGTTCAAATTAACCGCGATGGAATGGCGACAATTCCGCATATCGGAGTCGTTCGTTTGGCAGGATATACTTTGACAGAAGCCGAGAGAGTTTTGCAGTCCCGCCTAAATCAATATTACACCGGCTATCAAATGAATTTATCAATGGGACAATTAAGTTCAATCATGATTTATGTTACAGGAAATGCACGCAGACCCGGAGCTTATACTGTGTCATCATTCTCGACTCTGATAAATGCCTTGCTTGCTTCAGGGGGGCCATCACCGACCGGATCACTGCGAAAAATTGAACTCAAACGCAACGGCCAAACTATAGCAATATTAGATATGTACGCAATGTTATTACAGGGCGACCAGACTCAAGACGCAAGATTGCAGGCAGGGGACGTTATTTATATTCCACCGGTCGGGCCATTAGTCGGACTCGCTGGAGAAATCCAGACTCCCGGCGTTTATGAGCTTAACGGAGCTACGAGGCTTAAAGATTTATTATTCATAGCAGGAGGACTCAACGCTCAGACTTTCAAAGGCCGAGTCCAGTATTACAGAATATTTGAACATGCTTATGCGAGCGCACTTGAAGGCACTATTGACGAACTAGAGAATACAGAATTGCAGGACGGCGATATTATCAGGCTTTATCCAGTCTATAATTTCACAGCAAGCGCAACAATAACAGGCCCATTAATGCGACCCGGCCAATATGTAATCATTCCCGGACGTACAAAAATTTCAGAAATTGTAGAACGTGCGGGAGGACTCGGACCTACTGCTTCAGAATTTGCCGAAGTTACACGCGTTATGCCTTCACTTAGCGGACCGGTCAATCAGCGTTTTACAATCAACATTCAGCAGGCTTTACTCGGAGATCCTGAAAATAATATGACTCTCCAGAATAATGACCATATAACAATTTTAATGATTCCTGACTGGAAACAGCAAATTTACGTTACTATTAACGGCGAAGTAAGCAGGCCGGGGACTTATGCGATGTTCACGGGCGAAAAAATTTCGGATTTAATCGAACGTGCGGGCGGGTTCACTTCAAAGGCGTTTTTACGTGGCTCAATATTTACTCGTAGGAGTGTAGCAGAAGAGCAAAGAAAAGCAATTAACAGAATGGCCGACCAAATGGAGCGCGATTTATTGCAGAGTGTTCAGAACACAGTCAGCGGGAGAAGCAGTGCAAGCTCTGCAAACGCTACAGCAATGGACGCAGAATTCAGACGGAGGCGCGAATTAATTAACAGTTTGCGGGAAATGGACATAATGGGACGAGTCATTACAAAAATTGATACGCCTGCAAATATAAGAAATACAGCATGGGACTATGAATTACAGAACGGGGACGCTTTAAATGTTCCTACAGTGCCTATTACTGTAAATGTAATGGGAGCTGTTTACTCGTCATCATCGCAGACTTATAGACCAAATACGAGCATAAATGCTTATGTCAACGCCGCAGGAGGTCCAGTAAAGAACGCGCATAAACGCATGTTGTATTTACTCAAGAGCGACGGATCTACAATCAAACTTACCCGCAATACGTCTCTATTATCGTCTAAACAATGGACACCCCCGCAAGGTTTCTCGGCAATAGTTGAGCCCGGAGATACTATAGTTGTGCCGCTGAAATATGTAGACAGGACTTCAATGGAGATGCTGAAGGATACTATAGATATGATCTATAAAGTAGGAACTTCTACAGGCGTAATAATTAATGCGACAAGAAAGAACTAA